AGGCATCAACCTCTTTCCTCAAAGTCCGGATTATCCATGGAACTACAGCCAAATGGGACCCATTTATATTCCCAAAGAAGGCACTACAGTATCCTTGGACCTAAAAACATTACCGCTATACAAGAAGATTATCCGCGAGTATGAAGGTAACACCCTAGCCGTAAACGGCAATCAAATTTTAATCAACGGGAATGTGGCCGATAGCTATACTTTTCAACAGGACTATTATTGGATGATGGGAGATAACCGTGACCATTCAGAAGATAGTAGGGCCTGGGGATATGTTCCGGAAAACCATATCGTAGGAACGCCTATTTTCATATGGATGAGTTTTGACAACTTTACGGAACCCATGTCCAAATGGCGACCCCGATGGGATAGAATCTTCACCACAGTAAACGGAGATGGGGAGCCAAAATCCTATTTTAAGTATTTTTTGATTCTCTTGGCGGGTTATTTTGTTGGTAGCTGGTTTTGGAAACGAAAAAAGGCCAAAAAATAACCATAGGTACCTATGACCGTACTCCATCCTGCTTATTTACCCAATGTGGCCTTTTTCTGCGTTTATACGAAAGCCAATGATGTTGTATTCGAAAAACAGGACAACTATCAAAAACAGACCTATAGGAACCGGGCGTATATCTGTACGGATAGGGGAAAACATTTACTGAGTATTCCCATTGTACACACAAAAGGCGCAACTGGTAGGCAACACTACGAAGAAGTCAAATTAGACAATTCCTATGCATGGCAAAGACAGCACTGGAGAACCTTGGAAACGGCCTATAGAACTTCACCCTTTTTTGAATTTTATGAAGATGAGATTCGGCCTTTATACGAAAAAGGGTTTGACCTGCTCTTGGATTTCAATTTGGCTTCCATCCAAACCATTTGTGATTGCCTACAATTGGACTTTGTGGATGAATTCACGGATACCTATTCTCTTGAGTATGAAAAGGATTATCGGTTTTTGGTCAATGCAAAAAAAGAGTTGCCGGACGAATTTCCCGAATATGTTCAGGTTTTTGGAGACCGACATGGGTTTATCCCCAACCTGAGCATTCTGGACGTACTTTTCAACTTGGGGCCCAACACCTTGGAATATCTAGGAAATATTGAAATAGACGGGTCCCATGCTTAGGTTCACCTTGCACTATGGTATTCATTTTATAGTCCCGCTGCTGGTGGCTTTCCTATTTTTTAAGGAACAAAGGCTAAAAGTAGGTTTGATACTCTTGGCCGGGATTCTCTTGGATTTGGACCATTTTTTGGCTACGCCCATTTTTGATGCCGATAGATGCAGTATCAACTTCCACCCATTGCACACTTATTGGGCGATGGGTATATATTGTTTGATGCTTTTTTGGAGAACCACCCGAATCTGGGGTATCGCCTTTTTAATTCACATGGTGGCGGATTTGGCCGACTGCTTATTTATCCGAAGTAATCTGTAGAGTGGCCATTATAGGTTCATGGTCGGACAAGCTTTCACTGTAGTTTTTATGGTCCAACACATCGATACCCGGATCGGTTAAAATGAAATCGATTCGCAAGGGGAATTTCCAAAAGTTAATGGTTCTCCCATAACCGTATCCCTTTTCTACGAAGCTGTCCTCCATATCCTGTTTAAGCTCCTGGTAGGCATAGGAATACTGGGTATTGTTCATATCCGCACAGACAATTTTTCTAAAGCTGACCCCTTTCATGTGTTCCCGAATCAAATCTGCCTGTTCCTGTTGTTTCGCAAAAGAATTGCGCAATCTGCCCAGTAGTCTATCCGATCGTTCCCGTTTAAGGCTTCTGGGTCGAACTTTTAAGGATTCCAAATGTAAATTATATGCGCGAAGGGTATCTTTTTTATACAATACATCCACAAAACTTGCTCCGTTCAAGGAGTTTGGAAACTCAATGTCACCTTTATTTATAATCGGGTATTTGGAATATATGGCCATTAAAACCCCTTTTTCTTCGGAACCGACCTCATAATTCGTGAAACTGTAGGGATAATTTTGAAACACTTCATTTCTCAATCCCCAATACCCGAATTCCTGAAAACATAGAATATCCGGGTTTTCCTTTTGAATGAAATCGGCTATTTCCGGAACAATGGGTCGGTCATAATTTCGCGGAAACCCTTCAAAACCCTGTATGTTGAAACTCATGACCTTTAGGGCATTATCGTCATAGGACTCCCCGGTATTGAACTGAACAAAAGAACCCAAGCTAAAATAGCCAACCACCAAAACGATAAAGGAGAGCCACAAACGTTTTGGCTTGACCATGAGCCAATATAAAAGAAATAGAAAGTTTGAAATCACCAACACCGGAACAGGGAGGCTTAAAAAGGAAAGGTTGGCCGACTTTGTATAAGGAGCAATACAAGCCAAAAGCATTCCAACAGAAAAAACGATATTCAACCCGTAAACGGTCTTACCCCAAAAAGACATACAACAATTTGTATCTATTCATTACCCGCCTTAAAAAGAAAATCTTTTTCCGCTTTGGAAAGACTTTCGTATCCGGACTTGCTGATTTTATCCAAAATGGCATCTATCTTTTTTTGTTTGCTTTGGGCATCATAGTCTTTGGTACTTCTATTGGATGAAGTGCGTTGGTTCTTGTAAACCGTCTTTAATGGCGCTTTTTTTTCGGTACGCTTAAACATATTGGCAACACTGTCGAAAAAATTAGAAAAACCAGCCCCAATATCATTCCCTTTGAAAAGTTGGCTAGCATAAAGATATCCCAATAGGGCACCTCCTAAATGTGCCAAATGCCCCCCGGCATTGCCACTGGTGGGAAGTTGTATCAAATCCATCAACACGACGAACACACCTATATACCAAAGCTTCACATTGAAAAAAATGACCCTGACCTCTTGGTTGGGAATGTAGGTACAAATAAAGATAAGAATAGCACTCGCACCTGCCGAAGCCCCAATCAGTGCGGCGTTCACATTGAAAAATGCCGGAAAAATGTTATATCCTAACATAAAAAATAAGCCCCCAAGGATAACGCCTAAAAAGTACACGTTCAGAAAACGTCTACCATCAAATAGGTTCAAAAAAATCCTGCCCACAAAATAGATGAGCAGCATATTCCAAAATAAATGTCCAAGACCCCCATGGAAAAAAGAATAGGTTATAATGGACCAAGGTTGCATCAAAAATCCAAAGAAATCATTGGGAAGTTCAAACCACTGTACGATACTATTTTTTGAAAAGCCCAATAGAAAGGGAATGAGTGCGCTAACTATATACACTGCCACATTAATGGCGATGAGTTTTTCCGCCACGCTCAACCTTGCATATTGATATTTTATATTGACACCTGCCATTATCTGTCCCAGCGATTATTGTTAAACTGATTCTTTTTCCAATACCACATCATTAGAAAACCTACTAGCGCTCCTCCTACATGTGCAAAATGCGCAATACCCTGTCCAAAAATCCCGTAACCCGTAATCCCCGAAAACAAATCAAGACCAATCAATACAGGAATGAAATACTTTGCCTTGATGGGAACAGGGAGAAAAATCAGGAAAAGTTCGCTGTTGGGGTATGACATACCAAAAGCTACCAACACCCCATAAATGGCTCCCGAAGCACCGACTGCCGGGGTATGATAGGCACTTAAAAAATTATCAATGGTAGATTTTCCGGCAATATTATACCATTCCGTGTTGTACTGTCCCCTTGTAACGATATCCATCACGGAACTTTCGGTGACTCCAGAATCCACGATGGCATTAAGCCCTTTCTGAAAGTAATAATAGTTGACCCCCGTATGCAGCAAAGCTGCACCTAAGCCTGCGGAAAAATAAAAGAACAGAAACTTGTTGCGCCCCCACATTCGCTCCAAGGGCGTACCAAAGGCGTATAAGGCGTACATATTAAAAAGAATATGCATAAACCCACCATGCATGAACATATGGGTAACGATTTGCCAAATCCCGAAATTCTCGTTTTTTGGAAACCAAAGGGAAAACCATTGATACATTTGGTCCCCATAAATATTGGTCGCAACGAAAAACAAAATATTGATGATCAACAAGTGTTTTATCGCTTCAGTAAGTCTGCTCATTTATATAAATTTTCTATCAATATCGCTTTCTGTAATCGTTGTATATGTTCGCTTGTTGAAAGGGCTCAGGGCACTTTCCTTACAGGCAAAAAGGTCATTGACCAACTCCATCTGTGAACGTTGGTCCAACACCTCCCCGGTTTTGAGCGATAAGGTCTTCGCCAAGGTCTTGGCCAACATATCAACTTGGGAAAAACTATCCTCCTCCAACTCCATTTGGAAATCGGAAATAAGTTGCTCCATCACCATTTGCACCTCGCTTTCCGTCACCACTACGGGCACACCCTTTACTTCCACAGTTTCTGAAGTTATATCGCCAAAAACAAATCCAACGGCACTTAAGCTTTCCTGTATTTCCATCAAAATGGCAATTTCTCCCCGGGTAAAATTGAGGGTCAGGGGAAAAAGTAATTGTTGGCTCACCGCTTCCTTGATCGTAATGTTCCTTAAAAATCCCTCGTAGAGTACACGTTGGTGCGCCCTACTTTGATTGATGATCAACATCCCAGATTTAATGGTAGAAACGATGTACTTTTTTCGAAGCTGAAAGGTTGTAGTGATTGTTTCTGCGGTATCCGCAGATGAACCAAAAATAGAACTATTGATTCCTTCGGATTCCATTTCTAGGATACCGATATCCCGTTGGGGCAACTTACGTTCCAAGCCTTGGTACATAGTTTCCCAACCCTTGGCACTAGGTTGTCTGGAATACCCAGATTCTTTGGGAGCCCTTGATTTTTCAAAGGGATTGAAATCAGCATCTACCGATATACTCGGTAACGATACGGCTTTGTCCTTAAAGTTGTAGGGGGTCTCCAAATTTTGGTCCTTATCAAAGTCCAAGGAAGGGGCCACATTGAACTGGCCCAAGCTATGTTTAATGGTCGATTTCAAATAGGCATACAGGGTATGCTCATCATCGAACTTTACTTCTGTTTTGGTTGGGTGTATATTAATATCTATAGTCGCCGGATCTACCTCCAAACAAATAAAATAACCAGGATGTGTACCCGGTCTGATCAATCCTTCAAAGGCACCCAAGACCGCATGATGCAAATAGGGACTCTTAATAAATCGGTTATTGGCAAAAAAGAATTGCTCCCCTCTACTCTTTTTGGCAAACTCGGGCTTTTGAATGTATCCCGATATCCTAACGACATTGGTCTCTTCGTTCAAAGGGACCAACTTTTCATTGGTCTTTCTGCCAAAAATTTGAACGATCCTTTTTTTAAAATCGTTACCGGGAAGATTGAAAACATCGCTCCCATTGTTGTAAAAACTGAAGGATATTTGTGGATGGGCCAAGGCTACCCGATGGAATTCATCCACAATATGCCTAAATTCCACTTGGTCCGACTTTAAAAAGTTGCGTCTTGCAGGAATATTGAAGAAAAGGTTTTTTACCATCATCGAGGTTCCCTTGGGAACTACGGCCACTTCCTGGCTTATTATCTTACTCCCCTCAATTTTTATATGCGTGCCCACTTCATCATCCCCCGTACGGGTCATCATTTCCACATGAGCAATGGCTGCTATGGATGCCAATGCTTCGCCCCTAAAACCCTTGGTATGTAAATTAAAAAGATCTTCGGCCTTTTGGATCTTTGAGGTCGCATGCCGCTCAAAGCTCAGGCGCGCATCCGTATCGCTCATTCCCATCCCGTTGTCAACAACCTGAACCAAGGTTTTCCCACCGTCCTTAACGATTAATTTTATATCCGTGGACTGGGCGTCAATGGCATTCTCCAACAATTCCTTTACCACAGAGGCTGGTCGCTGAACTACTTCTCCCGCTGCGATTTGGTTGGCAACGTGATCGGGCAAAAGTCTAATAATATCCGCCATTATCGGGAAAAAAATATGGAGAGATCGAAATCAATTATATAAAGGAAGATTAGGATGAGAATGGCCAAAATGATCACGAACCGAATTTTTACGTTTCTATCGCCTTCCCTTCGGGAATCTTCCAGGACATTGCTAATTTTGTTCTTTAAACCCCGTTGGTTTTGTAAGGTACTGCGAAACTGGTCAAACTTGGGTTCTATCCTGTAGGGATTTCCTTTTCCTTTGTCATCATAAAATCTTGGGTTGTATTCGAACCTTCTATTTTTTCGTAAACGTGTTATTTTACTCAGGAATCCCATAAGTTCAAAGTTACTCAAAATAGCAAAAAGCCTCGTATAAGGATCCCTAAAATTTGTTAACAGAACCCTATTGCCGAGCAATTTGGAATGTTGGGAATATCAAATTGAAAATGTGGAATGGGTAGCGGGGCAATGCCTATTTTCCCAATACGGCCATCTTAATGGCGGCAATGGCTGCCTCAGACCCTTTATTTCCGTGCTTTCCACCACTGCGGTCTATGGCCTGTTGCATGGTATTATCGGTCAAAACACAGAAGATGACCGGAATGTCCATTCGCACATTGAGATCCTTGATGCCTTGGGCCGTAGCACTACAAACAAAATCAAAATGCTTGGTCTCCCCCTGGATGACACTTCCTATGGCGATAACGGCATCCAATTTTTCCTGTTGTATCAGTTTTTTACAACCAAAGGTAAGCTCAAAACTACCCGGTACGTTCCATCTGATAATGTTCGAGGCCAGGGCACCGCAATCCAAAAGGGCGGTCTCCGCGCCAAGATAGAGGCCTTCGGTTATGTTGGAATTCCACTCAGAAACAACGATCCCAAACCGAAGATGCTTCGCGCTTGGGATAGTGTCCTTATCGTATTCCGATAAATTTTTGTTTTCCGTGGCCATTATGCCCCAGTTTTGGCGATTCCAATAAAGGCATCTATAGATTTGGCCGCATCAGAACTTGAAAACTCATCCTTGATTCTTTGGAAATACTCCAAGGCCTTTGATTTATTGCCCATTTCCAAGGCCGTAACACCCGCCTTGTACAAAAATTTGGGAGTGGTATATTCGTTCGTACTATGTTTAAAGGCCGCTTCATAATACCCCAAGGCATCGGAGGGTTGGTCAAGCTGCATGAAGGCATCCCCAAGACCACCTTTTGCCAAAGACCCCAGAATAGCATCATCGGATTTAAAATCCTCCAAGTAGTCTATCGCCTCTTGGTACTTGTTCATATTCAGATAGGACATTCCGGCGGAATAATTCGCCAAATTCGCCGCTTTTGTACCACTGTATTCTTCTATTATGTCCAAGAAACCGTATTTACCTTCCGCACCTTCCAAAGCCAGTGTAAATAAGGAATCCTTGGCCGTTGTGCTGTTCAAGGCTTGGTCAAAGTACTGTTGTGGATAATACATTTCGTTTGCCGCGTTCGCTTCCTTTGGTTTCAATACGAACTGATTGTAGGCCAAATATCCCAATACCGCTACAGCGACCACTCCAATGATTCCCAAAATATAGTTTTGATTCTTTGAAACCCATTCCTCCGTTCTGGAAGCACCTTCATCCAAAGAACTGAATACTTCCGCGGTAGTACTTTCCTGCTCTTCAATCTCCTGGGCCTCAACCTTTGTTTTGGGTTTAAATCCTCTTTTCTTGTATGTTGCCATCTCTATTTTTATTGGTCGCGCAAAAATAAAGTTTTTATTGAAATCCAATAGTGTATTTATTCGTTATTTTTGGAAGTCCAAGCAACGGATGCCCTTTGCGAACCAAAAACTCGGAACTTTTAATGTATTTAAAGACCCTATCCCTTCTTAATTACAAAAATTTTGAATCCAAAAATCTTGAGTTCGATTCCAAAATCAACTGTTTTGTGGGGGATAATGGCGTTGGAAAAACCAATATTTTGGATAGCATCTACCACCTTTCTTTTGGTAAAAGTTACTTTAATCCCGTATCCTCCCAAAACATACGACATGATGCCGATTTCTTTGTGATAGAAGGGCACTTCCAAAAAGAGGAAAAGGAAGAAAAAATCGTCTGTAGCCTAAAAAAGGGCAATAAAAAAGTAATCAAAAGGAACGGAAAACCCTATGAAAAATTCGCCGACCATATTGGTGTCCTGCCACTGGTAATCATTTCCCCTGCTGATAGGGACCTTATATTGGAGGGCAGTGAGGTGCGAAGAAAATTTATGGACGGCGTTATTTCTCAGTCGGACAAAGATTACCTACAATCACTTATCAATTACAACAAGGTACTATCCCAAAGAAATGCGCTCTTAAAGTATTTTGCCGTCAACCATACTTTTGACAGGGCAACCTTGGCTGTCTATAATGACCAATTGGAAAGGTACGGTTCAGAAATATTTAAAAAAAGGGTACTTTTTTTGGAGAGCTTTATCCAAATTTTCAAGGAGCAGTATAAGGCCATAACAAACAATACGGAAGAGGTAAACCTGACTTATGATAGCAAAATGTTATCCGATTCCCTAGGGACATTATTGTTGGAAAGTCTTGAAAAAGATCGTGCGTTACAGTATACAAGTGTAGGGATACATAAGGATGACCTAAACTTTACCATTAGGGAATATCCCATAAAAAAATTTGGCAGCCAAGGACAGCAAAAATCTTTTTTGATTGCCTTGAAATTCGCACAGTTCCATTTTATGCGCAAATTGTCACGCTCCAATCCTATTTTACTTTTGGACGATATTTTTGACAAGCTCGATGAAAATAGGGTTTCTCACATCATTTCCTTGGTGAACAAGGAAAATTTTGGTCAGATATTCGTAAGCGACACCCATGCGGAACGTACCGAAGCTGTAGTAAAAAAAATTCATCAGACTTATAAAATCTTTAAACTTTGATTTATGCGAAGGTTCCTAATTTTGTTCGCGATATCGATGGTTTCCTGCTCCGGTAGGGTTTCATTGGAAGATTTACATCATTTGAACGGGTATTGGGAGATAAAGGAAGTGGAATTTTCCAATGGCAGTACCAAGGAATATCCAATGAATACAGTGGTGGACTATATAGAACTTAAGGATGGCAAGGGTTACCGAAAAAAAATGGTACCTAGGTTCGATGGCACCTTTGAAACCTCTGATGATGCGGAACCCTTTAGTATCGTTGAAGAGAATGGTATGTTTTTTATGCGCTATGAAAATCCCTTGAGCGAATGGCAAGAAAGGTTGTTATCTTTATCAGGAGATTCATTCTCCGTGGAAAATCCGGAGGGAATCACCTATTATTTTAAACGTTTTGAACCTATAAAATTAGATTGATAATGTCCAGAAGAGAAAACGACCACTTAAGTTTACAGGATGCCCTCTCCGCCTTTATCAAAAAGAACAACCTAGAGGAAGGTATGAATAAAGTGGATGTGCGCACCGCATGGGCCAACCTTATGGGAAACGGCGTATTAAATTATACCACAGATGTGGAACTCAAGAGAGACACGCTCTTTGTATCGCTATCGTCATCCGTACTCCGCGAAGAACTCAGTCATGGAAAAACCAAAATTATTACGATGTTGAACGAAGAGTTGGGAAAAGAATTGATAAAAAAATTAGTGCTACGATAATTTAAACCATAAAAAAACCGGCCCAAAGGACCGGTTCATCTTCGTTTACTTTTTCTATCTCTTAGTAAATTTCCCTACCGGAAAAATGAAAAGCACCTTCAATAGCAGCATTGGCATCACTATCCGAACCGTGTATCGCGTTTTCGGCAATGTCAGTCGCGAACATTTTACGTATGGTTCCTTCCGCAGCTTCTGCAGGATTGGTCGCCCCTATCAACGCCCTAAAATCCTCCACTGCATTTTCCTTTTCCAAAATAGCGGCAACAATGGGGCCACGTGTCATAAATTCCACCAATTCCCCAAAGAAAGGTCGTTCTTTGTGAATAGCGTAAAACTCCTGAGCGTCCCGTACGCTTAACTGCGTATATTTCATGGCGATTATCTTAAATCCAGCCGCCGTAATTTTTTCCAAAATAGCCCCAATATGTCCGTTTTCCACGGCATCGGGCTTTATCATGGTAAATGTTCTATTTGTAGTCATTTATTGAAATTTTGCGCAAAAATACGCTTTTCCCAAAGAACCACAACTTTATATGGATTTACAAAATGCGTATACGCAATGAAAAGAACCGGTCCATACATTCCCTTTCCCATTAAATTGTATCTTTGCGGCCATGAATTTTGAGCAAGTAGCAGCATTGAAGAATTTGCTTTCCTCTCCAAAAAGGATTGCCATAATACCGCACAAGAATCCGGATGGGGACGCCATTGGCTCTACCTTGGCGCTTTCCAAGTATCTTTCAAAAAAAGGACATAATACCCAGGTGCTCGCTCCCAATGATTTTCCAAAGTTCCTGAAATGGATGCCAGGAGCCGATCAAATCCTAAACTACGAAAGGCACAACGCTGAAACCAAAAAATTCATTGCGGAGGCCGACGTCATTTTTACCTTGGACTTTAACGACTTTGGACGTGTAGGTCACATGGCGGAATGCTTGGAAAATGCGAAAGCGAAGTTTGTCATGGTGGACCATCACCAACAACCTTCGGGATATGCAGTCATTACCTATTCAGATATAAACATGAGCTCCACCTGCGAAATGGTTTATACGCTGATCGATGCCATGGGGGACCGGGATTTAATTGATCAAGACATCGCCAATTGCATTTATACAGGTATCATGACGGATACCGGCTCTTTCAAGTTCAGGGCCACCACCAGTCAGACACATCGTATCGTGGCCGAGCTTATGGACAAGGGAGCGGACAATACGGCCATCCACCAACGGGTATATGATACCAACTCTCCCAGCAGATTGCATCTTTTGGGCTGTGCCTTGAAAAATATGGTTATTCTTGAAGAATTCAATACAGCATACATTACATTGACACAAGAAGAACTGGATCGTTACGACTATGAGAAGGGAGATACGGAAGGCTTTGTGAATTACGGCCTTACTCTGGACAAAATTCGATTTGCCGTTATTTTTATAGAGAATAAAGAGGAAGGTATCTTTAAAATTTCCTTTCGATCTGTGGGTGATTTTTCAGTAAACGAGTTTGCGAGAAACTATTTTGATGGAGGCGGACACACCAATGCCGCCGGAGGCAAAAGTGAAAAATCGTTGGAGGAAACCATCGATTATTTTGTATCCCTATTGCCCAAATATAAAAAAGCGTTGACAGCATGAGAATTATTGGCGTATTTCTTGTTTTAATGCTCCTTTTTAGTTGTGAAGGTCCGGAACCTCGAAAACCGGTCCAGAGAAAAAGCGGTAGTTATTTTAAGGAATCCATTGAAAGAAGCAGAAAATTGTTGGAGGCCGAAGAAAAAAAGATTCAGGAAATCATCAAAAATGATTCCTTGAAACACTACACCCATAGTGCATCAGGTTCCTGGTATCATTATCTTAGGGTAAACGATTCCACGGAGTATACGCCTCAGACCAATGACATCGTAACGTTTGAGTACAATCTTTTGACCTTGGATAACGATACGATCTATTCAGAAGCGGATATTGGAACATTTACCTACAAAGTGGACAAGCAGGAGTTATTCCTAGGAATGCGGGATGCGATAAAGCTATTAAAGGAAAACGAAAAGGCCACTTTTCTATTTCCATCCTCCATTGCCTTTGGCTATCATGGAGACAACAATAAAATTGGGACCAATGTTCCCTTAAAATCAACCATAACAATTTTAAACATAGAAAAACAACAGGATAATTTAGAAGAATAACCATTATGATAAAGAAAACGTACTTATGGGCGGCACTTGTCCTAATCATGGCAAGCTGCAAAACCAGTCAAAGAGCAGATTTGGGAGATGGCCTTTTTGCCGATATCAAAACCTCCCATGGGGATATTATCGTTAAGTTGGAGCATGAAAAAACACCGGTAACTGTCGCCAATTTTATTTCATTGGCCGAAGGCAATAGCCCCTTTGTCAGTGAACAGTTCAAAGGAAAAAAATACTACGACGGACTTACCTTTCACCGTGTGATGAAAGACTTTATGATACAGGGTGGAGATCCATTGGCCACGGGTACGGGAAATCCCGGTTATAAATTTATGGACGAGTTTAACGACTCTTTGATCCATGACAAAAAGGGTATACTATCCATGGCCAATTCAGGACCTGCGACCAACGGTAGCCAGTTTTTCATCACCCATGCCCCTACCCCATGGCTGGATAACAGGCATAGTGTTTTTGGCGAAGTGGTGGAAGGCCTGGAAGTGGTGGATTCCATTGCAAATGTTCAGGTAACCCCAGGCAACAATAAACCTGTGGAACCTGTGAAAATGAACACCATTGAAATTATTCGTAATGGAAAAGAGGCCAGGAAGTTCGATGCCGTAAAAATCATGACGGAATACTTTGATGGTGAAGAAGAGCGTCTTGCCGCCATTGAAAAGGAAAAAGCCGCAAAAAAAGCCGAAATTGAAAAAGTGAAAACTGAATTTGCTTCAACCTTGCAGACTCAAAAACAAGAGGCTAAAACTTTGGATTCCGGTCTAAAAATTTTGGTGTTGAAAGAAGGTGAAGGAGAAAAGCCTACTGTAGGTCAAAAAGTTGGTGTAATGTACGCCGGATATTTGGAAGACGGAACCCTCTTCGATAGTAATTATGAAGAAATTGCCAGGAAATATGACATGTTCGACGAGAGACGTTTACAAGGCGGTGGTTACATGCCGATACCTATGGACTATAGTCCGGAATCACCGTTGATTGCCGGTTTCAGAGAGGGCCTTTTGAGCATGAAGGTTGGGGACAAAGTGCGTCTGTTCATACCACCACATATTGGATACGGATCGCAGGGTTCCGGCCCCATTCCTCCTAATTCGGATTTGGTATTTGATGTGGAGATTACAGGGATTCAATAATAGACATAGAACTAATACTAAAAAGCCCGATTTGAAATCGGGCTTTTTTTATGGCGTATGCTGTAAAATTTCCAACAAGAACTTCCAGAATTTCTGTACCGAGGGTATGCTTACGCGTTCATCAGGGGAATGGGCTCCTTTGATAGTTGGACCAAAACTGACCATATCCATCTCTGGATAATTCTGTCCTAATATTCCGCATTCCAATCCGGCATGGCAGGCAACAACATGGGGCTTTGAATCAAATAATTTTGTGTATACCGATATGACGACCTTCAATATTTCAGAATCCATATTGGGATTCCATCCAGGATATGACCCAGTAAATGTCACGGAAAAACCGCCCAGCTCAAAGACCGATTTTAAAGCATTGGCCAAATCCATTTTTCCCGATTCTATTGAAGACCTAGTTAAACACCCAATTTCTATAGTTCCATCGGCGACGGTTACCTTGGCCACGTTATTGGAAGTTTCAACCAAATTGGCCATGTTGGTACTCATTCGATAAACACCATTTTGCAATCCGTATATAGTTTTAAGAAGTAATTCTTGAGCCTCCAGTCCCATTAATTGGTCAAAAGGTCGGTCCAAAACCTCTATGACAATTCCAAGTTTTGGATCTAAACGAGCTAATTCCCCCTTGATTGTTTGGGCTTCCTTTTCTAAAGTTTCCAAAAAGGAGTTCAATTGATTTTCGTCCACATTTAAATGACAGGTACTTTCCCTGGGAATGGCGTTTCGCAAACCACCACCTTGGATGGACGAAATCCTGAAATCAAAAGCATTTCCATGGAACAATAATCGGTTCATGATCTTATTTGCATTGCCCAGACCCTTGTGGATATCCATACCGCTA
Above is a window of Maribacter algicola DNA encoding:
- a CDS encoding DUF721 domain-containing protein translates to MSRRENDHLSLQDALSAFIKKNNLEEGMNKVDVRTAWANLMGNGVLNYTTDVELKRDTLFVSLSSSVLREELSHGKTKIITMLNEELGKELIKKLVLR
- a CDS encoding tetratricopeptide repeat protein, with product MATYKKRGFKPKTKVEAQEIEEQESTTAEVFSSLDEGASRTEEWVSKNQNYILGIIGVVAVAVLGYLAYNQFVLKPKEANAANEMYYPQQYFDQALNSTTAKDSLFTLALEGAEGKYGFLDIIEEYSGTKAANLANYSAGMSYLNMNKYQEAIDYLEDFKSDDAILGSLAKGGLGDAFMQLDQPSDALGYYEAAFKHSTNEYTTPKFLYKAGVTALEMGNKSKALEYFQRIKDEFSSSDAAKSIDAFIGIAKTGA
- the recF gene encoding DNA replication/repair protein RecF (All proteins in this family for which functions are known are DNA-binding proteins that assist the filamentation of RecA onto DNA for the initiation of recombination or recombinational repair.), whose translation is MYLKTLSLLNYKNFESKNLEFDSKINCFVGDNGVGKTNILDSIYHLSFGKSYFNPVSSQNIRHDADFFVIEGHFQKEEKEEKIVCSLKKGNKKVIKRNGKPYEKFADHIGVLPLVIISPADRDLILEGSEVRRKFMDGVISQSDKDYLQSLINYNKVLSQRNALLKYFAVNHTFDRATLAVYNDQLERYGSEIFKKRVLFLESFIQIFKEQYKAITNNTEEVNLTYDSKMLSDSLGTLLLESLEKDRALQYTSVGIHKDDLNFTIREYPIKKFGSQGQQKSFLIALKFAQFHFMRKLSRSNPILLLDDIFDKLDENRVSHIISLVNKENFGQIFVSDTHAERTEAVVKKIHQTYKIFKL
- a CDS encoding DHH family phosphoesterase, yielding MNFEQVAALKNLLSSPKRIAIIPHKNPDGDAIGSTLALSKYLSKKGHNTQVLAPNDFPKFLKWMPGADQILNYERHNAETKKFIAEADVIFTLDFNDFGRVGHMAECLENAKAKFVMVDHHQQPSGYAVITYSDINMSSTCEMVYTLIDAMGDRDLIDQDIANCIYTGIMTDTGSFKFRATTSQTHRIVAELMDKGADNTAIHQRVYDTNSPSRLHLLGCALKNMVILEEFNTAYITLTQEELDRYDYEKGDTEGFVNYGLTLDKIRFAVIFIENKEEGIFKISFRSVGDFSVNEFARNYFDGGGHTNAAGGKSEKSLEETIDYFVSLLPKYKKALTA
- the gldI gene encoding gliding motility-associated peptidyl-prolyl isomerase GldI, with protein sequence MRIIGVFLVLMLLFSCEGPEPRKPVQRKSGSYFKESIERSRKLLEAEEKKIQEIIKNDSLKHYTHSASGSWYHYLRVNDSTEYTPQTNDIVTFEYNLLTLDNDTIYSEADIGTFTYKVDKQELFLGMRDAIKLLKENEKATFLFPSSIAFGYHGDNNKIGTNVPLKSTITILNIEKQQDNLEE
- a CDS encoding nucleoside-diphosphate kinase, which encodes MTTNRTFTMIKPDAVENGHIGAILEKITAAGFKIIAMKYTQLSVRDAQEFYAIHKERPFFGELVEFMTRGPIVAAILEKENAVEDFRALIGATNPAEAAEGTIRKMFATDIAENAIHGSDSDANAAIEGAFHFSGREIY
- the ribH gene encoding 6,7-dimethyl-8-ribityllumazine synthase, translating into MATENKNLSEYDKDTIPSAKHLRFGIVVSEWNSNITEGLYLGAETALLDCGALASNIIRWNVPGSFELTFGCKKLIQQEKLDAVIAIGSVIQGETKHFDFVCSATAQGIKDLNVRMDIPVIFCVLTDNTMQQAIDRSGGKHGNKGSEAAIAAIKMAVLGK